AGCAGTTCGCGGACGATCCCTTCCAGTCCACACGTCCGTACGACAGTTTCTCGGGCCGGCGCTCTGATTACTCCTTCAAGTACGCGCACAACGACAACAACCGCAATTTCGAAGTGCTGATGTACTACACCAGCAGCTTCCGCGGGAGCGCGCTGGAGCAACCGCGCAGAAACACCACGCCACAGCGTCTCCGCCTGACCACCTCGCCACGGAACTACCATGTGTTCGCCATCGAGCCGCGCTACTCGCAATTGTTCCGCACCGGGAGCATCAGCAACGAGATAAGCGTCGGCTACCGTTACCTGCGCGAGGGCAGCGAGGAAAAAGCCACGCGTACCGCCTTTTACGCCCCGGGCAGCGTCTATGCGCCCGATTTGCCGGCACCCGTGTATCAGTGGCGCACGGGCGGCACTACGGCCAATGCGTTCTACGTCGACGATACGATCAATGTCGGCAACTGGACCATCACGCCGGGTCTGCGCTACGAATTCATCCGCACGAACCTGACTGACCACTTCACTGGCGTCAGGCGGGACGTATCGGCCGACGAACCGCTGCCATCGTTGTCCATGCTCTACCACCTCAGCGACAAATGGACGGCATTTGCCAACGCAGGCGTATCGTTCGGTCCGCTGCAGTACTTCCAGATCGCGTCGACCACGAACGGTCTGAAGCCCGAGAAGGCGAAGACCTATGAAATTGGCACGCACTTCGATGGCGTCAACGGCTGGGGCGGGGAGCTAACGCTATTCAATATCGACTTCGATGACGAACTGCAGCTTCAGGGAGGCCGCGGCGGCGCGCTCGATGCGTGGACGAACCTCGGCGCCACCACCCATCGCGGTGTCGAATCGGGCCTGCGCTTCGACTTCGGCTCGCTGACGAATACGCTGGCCGGCCTGACCGCCTATGCCACCTACACGTTCACGGACGCCACCTACCAGCAAGGCGCATTCGCTGGACGCGATCTCCCCTTCTATTCGCGCCATGTGGCCACGCTGGGAATGCGATATGTGCGCAACCGCTGGGCTTTCAATGTGGACGGCTTCGCGCAGTCGAAACAACGCTCGCCAGGCAATCCGGCGCAATCGACTGTGTATCAAACCCAGGAATCGTCAGACGGCGCACTCGGCGACATCCCCGGCTATGCGCTGATGAACGTGCGCGTGGGATACGACTTCGGCAAGACCGCGCAGAACCTGAAGCTGGTGCTCGGCATCAAGAACGTCTTCGATCGCCGCTATTACACGCGCTCCAACGACAACAACCTGGGTATGTACGTGGGTATGCCCCGCACGGTCTATTTGCAGGCGTCGCTGGCGTACTGACGATTCCCGAGCACCGGATTGGCAACGCATGCGGTTGGCGCCGCGAACCATGTCGAGCGACAACGGAGGCAAGCCGGGCCGCCTGCAATCTTATATGTATCAACATTGATCCAATCACGATACATGTTCGACAACATTCGCCGCTGGATGTGTAATTGCAAATCATTCCTATTTAAGACTTAAAGGCCTTATGACGCAGTTCGTGCGTTTCGCGACGCGCTGCGCTGCGCACCATCAGGCCCTTGCATTTACCTACCTCGGATGTTCACTGTGCTGCCAGCTTTTCGCCTGACCCTTTGCGCCACCGGCGTCGCCCTACTCGCCCTTCCTCTCTCCTCCCGCTCCCAGACCGCACCGACCGCCACCCCGGCCAATGAGACCACGCTCAACACCATGACCGTGGTGGGCAACTGGCTCGAGGCCCCCAGCGAGGAAAAGGTGTTGGAGCATCCCGGTGCACGGACCATCGTCGACCGGAAGGCCATTGTCGAGACGGGCGCCAATAACGTGCGCGACGTGCTGAAACGCGTGCCCGGCGTGCAAGTGCAGGACAACAATGGCACAGGCGGCAGCGATATCTCGCTAAACGTGGGCGTGCGCGGGCTGACCTCGCGGCTCTCCCCCCGTTCGACGATCCTGATGGATGGCGTGCCTGTGGCCGCAGCGCCTTATGGACAGCCACAACTGTCAATGGCTCCTACGTCGCTGGGCAACCTCGCGGCAGTCGACGTGGTGCGTGGCGCGGGTTCAGTGCGATACGGCCCGCAGAACGTGGGCGGCATCATCAACTTCGTGACGCGCCCGATCCCCAGAACCTTCGCGGCTGACGCGTCGGTCTCCACCGACATCTACAGCCACGGCAGCAACATCAAGGCCAACCCCACGGCCTTCATCGGCGGCACCAACGACAACGGTCTCGGTGGCGCCCTGCTCTACTCGGGCGTGCATGGCAATGGCTACCGCGAGAGCAATGACAACGTCGATATCGACGACCTGATGCTCAAGGGCGCCTACCGGATCTCCAAGACCGACGAGCTCTCGGCCGCCTTCCACTACTACGAAGCGCACGCCGGAATGCCGGGGGGCCTCACGCCGGAGCAATTCGCGGCTAACCCGTTCCAGTCCACGCGCCCGTATGACGATTTCACAGGCCGCCGTACGGACTTCTCGCTCAAGTACGCGCACAACGACAACAACCGCAAGTTCGAAGTCCTGACGTACTACACCGACAGCTTTCGCGGCAGCACACTCGAGCGGCAAAACGGCGGCCGGATGCTGCTGACCAAATCGCCGCGCGGCTATCACGTGTTCGCGATCGAGCCGCGCTACTCGCAGCTGTTCCGCACCGGCAGCGTCAGCAACGAGGTTAGCGTCGGCTATCGCTATTTGCGCGAGGCCAGTTCCGAACGGACAACACGCACGGCCTTCTACACGCCGGGCAGCGTGTACGCGCCCAACCTGCCTGGCAACCTGTACCAGTCCAGCGACGGCAGCACCACGGCCAACGCGATCTACATCGACGACACCATCAACTGGGGCAAGTGGACGATCACGCCGGGCCTGCGCTACGAGTTCATCCGCTCGAACATCACGGACAACATGATCGGCAAGCGAACCGACAACTCGGCGAACGAGCCGCTGCCGTCGGTCTCGGTGATGTACCACGTCACCGACAACTGGACCGCCTTCGCCAATGCGGGCGTTTCGTTCGGGCCCGTCCAGTACTCGCAGATCAACCGCACCACTAACGGTCTGACGCCCGAGAAGGCGAAGACCTATGAAATCGGCACGCACTTTCATGACGTGAACGGCTGGGGCGGTGAGTTGACGCTGTTCAACATCAACTTCGATGACGAACTGCAGCTGCGCGCCGGCCGGAACGGCTTGCAGGATGCGTGGACGAACCTTGGCGCGACGAAGCACCGCGGTATGGAATCGGGCCTGCGCTTCGACTTCGGCTCGCTGACGAAAAAGCTGGCCGGCCTGACCGCCTACGCCACGTACACGTTCACGGACGCCACCTACCAGCAAGGCGCGTTCGCTGGCCGCGACCTGCCCTTCTATTCGCGCCACGTGGCCACGCTGGGGATGCGATACGTGCGCAACCGCTGGGCTTTCAATGTGGACGGCTTCGCGCAGTCGAAGCAACACTCGTCAGGCGACCCGGCCAAAAACAACCCCATGTACCAGACGCAGCAATCGGCGGATGGCACGCTCGGCGACATTCCCGGCTATGCGCTGCTGAACATGCGCATGGGCTACGACTTCGGCAAGGCCGCGCAGAACCTGAAGCTGGCAGTCGGCATCAAGAACCTGTTCGATCGCCGCTACTTCACGCGTTCTGTCGACAACAACCGTGGCATGTACGTCGGCATGCCGCGCACGTTCTATATCCAGGCATCGCTGGCGTACTGACAGGTCACGCCTCACGCACCAACGGAAACGGCCCGCTTCTGCGGGCCGTTTCCGTTCTCGAACTACGCTGGGGATCAGACGATCTCGCGCGTTTCCAGGAACCGGATATTCGGGAAGCGCTCCTGCGTCAGACGCAGGTTGACCATGCTTGGGGCCAGGTAGACATGGTCGCCCGCACCATCGAGCGCCACGTTGTGCCCGGCCTTGTCGATCAGCTTCTCGATTTCGGCCGGATCGCCCTTCAGCCAGCGGGCCGTGGCGCATTCGTGCGATTCAAAGATCGCGTCCACACCGTACTCGTGCTCCAGGCGGTGCGCCACCACATCGAACTGCAGCATGCCGACCGCGCCCAACACCAGATCGTTCGAAGCCAGCGGACGGAACATCTGCGTCGCGCCTTCTTCGGCAAGCTGCTGCAAACCCTTCTGCAGCTGCTTGACCTTGAGCGGGTTGTTCAGTCGCGCGCGGCGGAAGAACTCGGGCGCGAACGACGGGATGCCCGTGAAGCGCAGCGGCTCGCCTTCCGTGAACACGTCGCCGAGACGGATCGTGCCGTGGTTCGGCACGCCGATGATGTCGCCCGCGAAGGCTTCCTCAGTCGTGTTACGGTCCTGCGCCATGAAGGTGATGGCGTTGTTGATCGCGACAGTCTTGCCCTGCGACACGTGCAGCAGCTTCATGCCGCGATCGAAGCGGCCCGAGCAGACGCGCACGAACGCAATGCGGTCGCGGTGACGCGGGTCCATGTTCGCCTGGATCTTGAATACGAAGCCGGTGAACTTGGCCTCCTCGGGCTCCACGGTGCGGCTTTCGGTCTGGCGCGCCAGCGGCGGGGGCGACAGCTCGCACAGCGCGTCGAGCAGCGACTGCACACCGAAGTTGTTGATGGCCGAGCCGAAGTAGACCGGCGACTGCTTGCCGGCCAGGAACGCTTCCTTGTCGAACGTGTGCGACGCGCCGCGCACCAGTTCCACCTCGATGCGGAGCTCCTCGGCCTGCGAGCCCAGGAGACGGTCGAGTTCCGGGTTGTCGATGCCGTCGATGATCGCCGCCGTGCCCTTCTCGCCCTTGGGGTCGAACAGCTGCACCTTGTCGTCGATCAGGTGATACACGCCACGGAACGCCTTGCCCATGCCGATCGGCCAGGTCATCGGCGCGCACTGAATCTGGAGCACGTCCTCGATTTCATCGAGCAGTTCGATCGGCGAGCGGCCTTCTCGGTCCAGCTTGTTGATGAACGTGAGGATCGGCGTGGCGCGCAAACGGCAGACGTTGAGCAACTTGATCGTCTGCGCTTCCACGCCGTTGACCGAGTCGATCACCATCACGGCCGAATCCACGGCGGTCAGCGTGCGGTAGGTGTCTTCGGAGAAGTCCTCGTGGCCCGGCGTGTCGAGCAGGTTCACGATGTTCTCGGGCAACTCCGGACGCGCCTGATACGGGAACTGCATCACCGACGACGTCACCGAGATGCCGCGCTGCTTCTCCAGCTCCATCCAGTCCGAGGTGGCATGGCGATCGGCCTTGCGCGCGCGCACCTCGCCGGCCACCTGAATTGCGCCGCCGAACCAGAGCAGCTTCTCGGTCAGTGTGGTCTTACCCGCGTCCGGGTGGGAGATGATGGCAAATGTGCGCCGACGCGCAATTTCGGAAACGAGCGAACTCACGGCTGGGGGAACCTGGCAGGTGATATCTGGTGATGGCAAAGGCCCGAACGGCGCAGC
This genomic interval from Cupriavidus metallidurans CH34 contains the following:
- a CDS encoding TonB-dependent receptor family protein — translated: MLPAFRLAFCATSVALLTLPLSSQSQTPPAASAGNEATLKTVTVVGNWLEAPNEEKVLEHPGARTIIAREAIAETGANNVRDVLRQVPGVQVRDNNGTGGSDISLNVGVRGLTSRLSPRSTILMDGVPVAVAPYGQPQLSMAPLSLGNLEAVDVVRGAGSVRYGPQNVGGIISFVTRAIPKTFAADASVSTDIYSYGSSIKANPTAFIGGTNDNGLGGALLYSGVHGSGYRENNDNVDIDDLMLKGAYRISKTDELSAAFHYYDAHAGMPGGLTPQQFADDPFQSTRPYDSFSGRRSDYSFKYAHNDNNRNFEVLMYYTSSFRGSALEQPRRNTTPQRLRLTTSPRNYHVFAIEPRYSQLFRTGSISNEISVGYRYLREGSEEKATRTAFYAPGSVYAPDLPAPVYQWRTGGTTANAFYVDDTINVGNWTITPGLRYEFIRTNLTDHFTGVRRDVSADEPLPSLSMLYHLSDKWTAFANAGVSFGPLQYFQIASTTNGLKPEKAKTYEIGTHFDGVNGWGGELTLFNIDFDDELQLQGGRGGALDAWTNLGATTHRGVESGLRFDFGSLTNTLAGLTAYATYTFTDATYQQGAFAGRDLPFYSRHVATLGMRYVRNRWAFNVDGFAQSKQRSPGNPAQSTVYQTQESSDGALGDIPGYALMNVRVGYDFGKTAQNLKLVLGIKNVFDRRYYTRSNDNNLGMYVGMPRTVYLQASLAY
- a CDS encoding TonB-dependent receptor family protein, producing MLPAFRLTLCATGVALLALPLSSRSQTAPTATPANETTLNTMTVVGNWLEAPSEEKVLEHPGARTIVDRKAIVETGANNVRDVLKRVPGVQVQDNNGTGGSDISLNVGVRGLTSRLSPRSTILMDGVPVAAAPYGQPQLSMAPTSLGNLAAVDVVRGAGSVRYGPQNVGGIINFVTRPIPRTFAADASVSTDIYSHGSNIKANPTAFIGGTNDNGLGGALLYSGVHGNGYRESNDNVDIDDLMLKGAYRISKTDELSAAFHYYEAHAGMPGGLTPEQFAANPFQSTRPYDDFTGRRTDFSLKYAHNDNNRKFEVLTYYTDSFRGSTLERQNGGRMLLTKSPRGYHVFAIEPRYSQLFRTGSVSNEVSVGYRYLREASSERTTRTAFYTPGSVYAPNLPGNLYQSSDGSTTANAIYIDDTINWGKWTITPGLRYEFIRSNITDNMIGKRTDNSANEPLPSVSVMYHVTDNWTAFANAGVSFGPVQYSQINRTTNGLTPEKAKTYEIGTHFHDVNGWGGELTLFNINFDDELQLRAGRNGLQDAWTNLGATKHRGMESGLRFDFGSLTKKLAGLTAYATYTFTDATYQQGAFAGRDLPFYSRHVATLGMRYVRNRWAFNVDGFAQSKQHSSGDPAKNNPMYQTQQSADGTLGDIPGYALLNMRMGYDFGKAAQNLKLAVGIKNLFDRRYFTRSVDNNRGMYVGMPRTFYIQASLAY
- a CDS encoding peptide chain release factor 3; amino-acid sequence: MSSLVSEIARRRTFAIISHPDAGKTTLTEKLLWFGGAIQVAGEVRARKADRHATSDWMELEKQRGISVTSSVMQFPYQARPELPENIVNLLDTPGHEDFSEDTYRTLTAVDSAVMVIDSVNGVEAQTIKLLNVCRLRATPILTFINKLDREGRSPIELLDEIEDVLQIQCAPMTWPIGMGKAFRGVYHLIDDKVQLFDPKGEKGTAAIIDGIDNPELDRLLGSQAEELRIEVELVRGASHTFDKEAFLAGKQSPVYFGSAINNFGVQSLLDALCELSPPPLARQTESRTVEPEEAKFTGFVFKIQANMDPRHRDRIAFVRVCSGRFDRGMKLLHVSQGKTVAINNAITFMAQDRNTTEEAFAGDIIGVPNHGTIRLGDVFTEGEPLRFTGIPSFAPEFFRRARLNNPLKVKQLQKGLQQLAEEGATQMFRPLASNDLVLGAVGMLQFDVVAHRLEHEYGVDAIFESHECATARWLKGDPAEIEKLIDKAGHNVALDGAGDHVYLAPSMVNLRLTQERFPNIRFLETREIV